A window of Castanea sativa cultivar Marrone di Chiusa Pesio chromosome 1, ASM4071231v1 contains these coding sequences:
- the LOC142623729 gene encoding uncharacterized protein At4g02000-like, whose amino-acid sequence MDSNFIEHLQKITLTAEEGEVITVHAENREKTLKDYSLSLLGRFHTTKNINFRAAKILLRSVWKMGKDMTITEVGDGLFQFKFAMESQLKWVMNNGPWSFENHILLLRRWEKGMIAFSVSFKTIPIWVQVWELPFDLINEEAGRDIGRGIGNVIEVDCKAIAANQAKFLSVRVDMPLDKPIHRRAPILSPEGDTVWVAFQYERLLGLCFRCGLLGHDAKVCSGLRGRKGEELPYGD is encoded by the coding sequence ATGGACTCGAATTTTATTGAACATTTACAAAAGATTACATTGACGGCAGAAGAAGGCGAGGTGATTACAGTACATGCAGAAAATCGGGAGAAAACATTAAAGGACTATTCACTTAGTCTATTGGGAAGATTCCATAcgacaaaaaatataaatttcagagCTGCGAAAATCCTTCTTCGGTCTGTATGGAAGATGGGGAAGGATATGACGATTACGGAGGTAGGGGATGGGTTGTTCCAATTCAAATTTGCCATGGAGAGCCAACTGAAGTGGGTTATGAATAATGGACCGTGGAGTTTCGAAAACCACATCCTACTGTTGCGACGGTGGGAAAAAGGAATGATTGCTTTCTCGGTGAGTTTCAAAACAATTCCAATTTGGGTGCAAGTATGGGAGTTGCCTTTTGACCTGATTAATGAGGAGGCTGGCAGAGACATTGGGAGGGGAATTGGAAATGTCATCGAGGTTGACTGCAAAGCCATAGCAGCAAACCAAGCAAAATTTCTAAGTGTCAGAGTTGACATGCCATTGGATAAACCAATTCATCGCAGGGCACCAATCCTCAGTCCAGAGGGAGATACGGTGTGGGTGGCCTTTCAATACGAGAGGCTGCTGGGATTGTGTTTTCGATGTGGATTGCTAGGACATGATGCGAAGGTGTGCTCAGGACTGAGAGGCAGAAAGGGGGAAGAGCTTCCCTATGGTGACTAG
- the LOC142623732 gene encoding nuclear pore complex protein NUP98A-like — protein MNFCTGAQPTTAFGSTGSWQSPFGNQAGGTVYTPKSEADCSAQAAAELESTSALHKYKDKSHEELKSEDNQLRDTGGPLRVPVGGIFFSSSPSPAFGQSAASPFSFSVPSNQSVPKTSSLGGLTFAGSATPAFSSSPFSTSTSPSLFGSALLSTTTDKFGLKSSPSIFGSASSFFNSGPSQATNPAFGSYTQPSPLFQSSTPTIGQTGSTFGQTTSLGQSTSSHFGQEICGASSTGFRDDKNSSQGTNTMVDWVPSSWH, from the exons ATGAACTTCTGTACAGGAGCTCAACCTACAACAGCATTTGGCAGCACTGGCTCTTGGCAATCACCTTTTGGGAATCAAGCTGGTGGAACTGTGTACACTCCAAAATCTGAAGCTGACTGCAGTGCACAGGCTGCTGCGGAATTAGAGTCAACATCAGCCCTGCATAAATACAAAGATAAAAGTCATGAGGAGCTGAAATCGGAGGACAATCAATTAAGAGATACAg gtGGACCACTTCGCGTTCCTGTTGGTGGGATTTTCTTTAGTTCGTCTCCCTCACCAGCATTTGGCCAATCAGCTGCGAGTCCTTTCTCTTTCTCAGTGCCTTCCAATCAATCTGTACCAAAAACTTCCAGCCTTGGTGGTTTAACTTTTGCCGGCTCAGCTACTCCTGCGTTCAGTTCTTCACCTTTTAGCACATCAACTTCACCCAGCCTTTTTGGATCAGCATTGTTATCAACAACAACAGATAAATTTGGTCTTAAGTCATCTCCATCTATATTTGGTTCAGCATCATCTTTCTTCAACTCTGGTCCATCTCAGGCAACAAATCCAGCATTTGGTAGTTACACTCAGCCATCCCCATTATTCCAATCATCTACACCTACAATCGGGCAGACCGGCTCTACTTTTGGACAGACAACTTCTCTTGGACAGAGTACAAGTTCACACTTTGGTCAAGAAATATGTGGTGCTTCCTCTACTGGATTTAGG GATGACAAAAATTCCTCTCAGGGCACAAATACTATGGTTGATTGGGTACCTTCCAGTTGGCATTGA